The DNA region CAGAGCAAAACATTCTAGGAAGTTTTCTTATAAATGACTCTATAGGTTACAAAATAAGGGAATTAAAAGAAAATGATTTCTACTTTGAGTCACATAAAATTATTTTATCTTGCATGAAGAAAATAATTGACTCAAATAAACCACTAGATCTTTTGCTTTTAAAAAATGAATTAGAAAAAATAGATAGATTAGTAGATATTGGAGGCGTTAGTTACATTACCAGTTTAACAACTATAGTTATAACTACTTCAAACATAGATCACTATATAAAAATCATAAAAGAGAAGTTACTTAAAAGACAAATTTCAGAGTTAGCAAATGAATTAATTAATAATTCAAATTCAGATACAAGTATAGATGAATTGATTATAGATATAAACGATTTAAAAGCACTTGTGACGACGAGCAGTAGTGTAAATGATAATTACATTGACGCATCAAAAATAAAACGTGAAAAAGGCGTACACAAGTCCATAGACACGGGTTTTAATAAACTAAACAATATGCTAGATGGATTTAGATATGGAACTCTTACAATTTTAACTGGTAAACCTGCATCTGGTAAATCAACTATAGTTAACCAGTTTATAGCACAAGCAATTACGAATGGAGAAAAAGCATTTTTGTATTCTGGAGAATTACCCTCTTTCATGTCTATGGATTGGTTTAGAAAAACTGTAGCTAATGATTATCACATAAAAGAATATAAAAGTGTCTATGGAGGAACATACACAGATATTCCAGATTACGCCGTTGAGCTTATATCAGACTGGATAGAAGATAAATTTTTTCTCTATGATGAAGATGCAATAAGTGATGAAGTAAATCTGCTAAATACCATAGAGCATTTATATTTAAAAAAAGGGGTTAGGTTCTTTGTTCTTGACAATCTAATGACAATAAAAACTGGCAATAAGGCAGATAAATATGAGAGACAAGAGCAGATAGTAAGCAACTTAAAAAATCTCGCTAAAAAATA from Clostridioides difficile ATCC 9689 = DSM 1296 includes:
- a CDS encoding DnaB-like helicase N-terminal domain-containing protein, which encodes MNYSLEAEQNILGSFLINDSIGYKIRELKENDFYFESHKIILSCMKKIIDSNKPLDLLLLKNELEKIDRLVDIGGVSYITSLTTIVITTSNIDHYIKIIKEKLLKRQISELANELINNSNSDTSIDELIIDINDLKALVTTSSSVNDNYIDASKIKREKGVHKSIDTGFNKLNNMLDGFRYGTLTILTGKPASGKSTIVNQFIAQAITNGEKAFLYSGELPSFMSMDWFRKTVANDYHIKEYKSVYGGTYTDIPDYAVELISDWIEDKFFLYDEDAISDEVNLLNTIEHLYLKKGVRFFVLDNLMTIKTGNKADKYERQEQIVSNLKNLAKKYNLVIVLVAHPRKNMGDMKPTMYDVSGASEIVNYADYILSTYRVVDEEEETDDTYLLILKNRITGKQNISFKMNFSERRKRLYTTSEELNRDYKYDVNKQYVQVEIPEDVF